A genomic segment from Nitrospira sp. encodes:
- a CDS encoding Flagellar hook protein FlgE: MGILTSMFTAVTGLSSYGNAMGVIGNNIANVGTAGFKSSRATFAELVATSLAGGSGSDQIGLGVYLNDIQANFSQGPMTTTGNTFDLAIDGNGFYLLRNSTGANLYSRASQFKVDNLGQVVDASGALLQGYQADTNGNITNTIGGITLSSSAVAPQASSTASILGNLNANATAPTTAFATTDATSYNFSTGVTFYDSLGNSHQLQLYFRKTAANAWGVYSQVDGGAATAQTNMTFSAAGAVTAGGTQTVTAALTNGATTPQTVTVNLSALTQFGSPSGVISQTQNGYSSGTLDKISVDKQGKVVAQFTNGQTRALAQIVLNRFTNPDGLVNNGENHFVETVESGAPVSGTPTVNGLGRILSGTVEQSNVDLGKEFVDMIITQRAFQANSRAITTSDEMLQELVNLKR; encoded by the coding sequence ATGGGTATTTTGACCTCGATGTTCACCGCAGTCACCGGTCTGAGTTCCTACGGCAACGCCATGGGGGTCATCGGCAACAACATCGCCAACGTCGGCACGGCCGGATTCAAATCCAGCCGGGCGACGTTTGCAGAGTTGGTCGCGACCAGCCTTGCCGGCGGATCCGGCAGCGATCAAATCGGTCTCGGAGTATACCTCAACGATATTCAAGCTAATTTTTCGCAAGGTCCCATGACCACCACGGGGAACACGTTCGATCTGGCCATCGACGGCAATGGTTTCTACCTCCTACGTAACAGTACCGGCGCGAACCTCTATTCCCGCGCCAGTCAATTCAAGGTGGACAATCTGGGACAGGTCGTGGATGCCAGCGGCGCCTTGCTCCAAGGCTACCAAGCGGACACCAACGGCAACATTACCAATACGATCGGCGGCATCACGCTGTCGTCCAGCGCGGTCGCCCCACAGGCGAGCAGCACCGCCAGCATCCTCGGCAACCTCAACGCCAATGCGACCGCACCGACCACGGCGTTCGCCACGACCGACGCCACGTCCTACAACTTTTCGACCGGTGTGACGTTCTATGATTCCTTGGGAAACTCCCATCAACTGCAACTGTATTTTCGAAAGACCGCAGCGAATGCCTGGGGTGTCTACTCGCAGGTGGACGGTGGGGCTGCGACCGCTCAAACCAATATGACCTTCAGTGCGGCCGGCGCGGTGACGGCCGGCGGGACACAAACCGTCACGGCGGCGTTGACGAACGGCGCAACCACGCCTCAGACGGTCACGGTGAATCTTTCCGCGTTGACGCAATTCGGCTCGCCCTCGGGAGTGATCAGTCAAACGCAAAACGGCTATTCGTCCGGCACCCTCGACAAAATCAGTGTCGATAAACAGGGTAAGGTCGTGGCGCAATTCACCAACGGCCAGACCAGGGCCCTGGCGCAAATCGTCTTGAACCGTTTTACGAATCCCGATGGTTTGGTCAACAACGGAGAAAATCATTTCGTTGAAACCGTCGAGTCCGGTGCGCCGGTGTCCGGCACACCGACGGTGAACGGGTTGGGCAGAATCCTCTCCGGGACCGTCGAGCAGTCCAACGTCGATCTCGGTAAGGAATTCGTGGACATGATCATTACCCAACGCGCGTTCCAGGCCAATTCACGGGCCATCACGACCAGCGACGAGATGTTGCAGGAACTCGTGAACCTCAAGCGCTAA
- a CDS encoding Flagellar basal-body rod modification protein FlgD, producing MDFSNVITQTTPTDSSTPTTDGPKTLGQSDFLKLLVTQLQNQDPLKPVDNQEFIAQTAQFSQLDQMTKLVSLMEKSVALQEAAQNTTAATTASAVS from the coding sequence ATGGATTTCAGCAATGTGATCACACAGACGACACCGACCGATTCTTCCACACCGACCACCGATGGTCCGAAAACACTGGGACAGAGCGATTTCCTGAAATTGCTGGTGACCCAGCTTCAGAATCAAGATCCGCTGAAGCCGGTTGACAATCAGGAATTCATCGCACAGACGGCGCAATTCTCCCAGTTGGATCAGATGACGAAGCTGGTGTCCTTGATGGAAAAGAGCGTGGCGCTTCAGGAAGCGGCGCAGAATACGACCGCCGCGACAACCGCATCGGCCGTGTCCTAG
- a CDS encoding Flagellum-specific ATP synthase FliI: MKLSERLEQVEPLSITGRVAQAVGIVIEASGPFTSVGEVCEITREGGHGAVMAEVVGFREDRVLLMPLGEMQGIGPGSRVVMKGHVASVPVGPQMLGRIFDGLGHPLDGLPALRAEVRVPLHAAPLNPLHRARITQPVDLGIRAINALLTCGQGQKIGVFAGSGVGKSVLLGMISRYTQADVRVIALVGERGREVKEFLERDLTPEARARSVVIVATSDQPPLVRIRGALVATAIAEYFRDRGKHVLLMMDSLSRLAYSQREVGLAVGEPPTTKGYTPSVFALLPKLLERVGTAQSGGSITGLYTVLVDGDDLNDPVADAVRSILDGHIVLSRELAAQNHFPAIDILHSTSRVMRDIVTPAHYAAARLLLERTALYRRSEDLITLGAYKPGMSKELDKAVAAQPDITGFLRQEIREPVGFSRSIDELLALAGKVQ; encoded by the coding sequence GTGAAGCTTAGCGAACGCCTCGAACAGGTCGAGCCGCTCTCCATCACGGGACGGGTGGCGCAGGCGGTCGGCATCGTCATCGAAGCATCCGGCCCCTTCACCTCCGTCGGCGAGGTGTGCGAGATCACTCGCGAGGGCGGTCACGGTGCCGTCATGGCGGAGGTCGTCGGGTTCCGCGAAGACCGTGTGTTGTTGATGCCGCTCGGGGAAATGCAGGGCATCGGGCCGGGCAGTCGCGTGGTCATGAAGGGACATGTCGCGTCCGTCCCGGTCGGGCCGCAGATGTTGGGACGAATTTTCGACGGCCTCGGCCATCCGCTGGACGGTCTGCCGGCCTTGCGCGCCGAGGTCCGTGTTCCGCTCCATGCCGCACCGCTCAATCCGTTGCACCGCGCCAGGATTACACAGCCGGTCGATCTGGGCATCCGGGCGATCAACGCCCTGTTGACCTGCGGACAGGGTCAGAAGATCGGCGTCTTCGCAGGGTCCGGCGTGGGGAAAAGCGTCTTGTTGGGCATGATCAGTCGATACACCCAGGCGGATGTCAGGGTCATCGCCCTCGTCGGCGAGCGGGGGCGCGAGGTGAAGGAATTCCTGGAACGCGACCTCACACCGGAGGCCAGGGCCCGCTCCGTCGTGATCGTGGCGACCTCGGATCAGCCGCCCCTGGTAAGGATTCGCGGCGCGCTGGTGGCCACCGCCATCGCGGAATATTTCCGCGACCGCGGCAAACATGTGTTGTTGATGATGGATTCCCTCTCGCGGCTGGCCTATAGCCAACGGGAAGTCGGGTTGGCAGTCGGCGAACCGCCGACGACCAAGGGCTATACGCCGTCGGTCTTCGCTCTGTTGCCCAAGTTGCTGGAGCGGGTCGGAACGGCTCAAAGCGGCGGCAGTATCACCGGCCTCTACACGGTGTTGGTCGACGGAGACGACCTCAACGATCCGGTCGCCGACGCGGTACGGTCCATTCTGGACGGGCACATCGTGCTCTCCCGCGAACTCGCTGCGCAGAATCATTTCCCCGCGATCGATATTCTGCACAGCACCAGCCGAGTCATGCGCGACATCGTCACCCCGGCCCATTATGCGGCGGCTCGTTTGCTGCTCGAACGCACGGCGCTCTATCGCCGTTCGGAAGATTTGATCACGCTGGGAGCCTACAAGCCCGGCATGAGTAAAGAGTTGGACAAGGCCGTGGCGGCTCAACCCGACATTACGGGATTTTTACGGCAGGAGATCCGTGAGCCGGTCGGCTTCTCCCGTTCGATTGATGAACTGCTGGCGCTGGCAGGGAAAGTTCAATGA
- a CDS encoding Flagellar assembly protein FliH, translating into MGAQSSRLSAPAQAVPDKELSPLTVLVVDDEPAVCRLLAEMLHATGHRILTAGSAEEALGCLRTHQIAVLIVDVQLVGIDGITFLEQALEADGRLLGIVMTGYGNIELAVRAMKAGAADFLTKPLQLDLVHATVSRLLELYRLRRENSLLKSTLIRSGNLRLRAVSLTDFGRGNRTVGSDDATEFERGVVEGEKRADERTAAIRQKEQALTASLMAQLEETSRSLHETVEEEIASLAFMIAQKVVRDLSAANHEVVVAQTRSALAHLHESGLVRIHVHPSDLPFLETSRAALSQTPHGLLSLKFETDPDISPGGCLVQAANLSIDATLDSQLLRLGEALRKREGGEA; encoded by the coding sequence ATGGGAGCGCAGTCCTCGCGCCTTTCCGCGCCTGCTCAGGCCGTGCCGGACAAGGAACTCTCGCCTCTGACCGTTCTGGTCGTCGACGACGAGCCGGCTGTCTGCAGGTTGCTGGCTGAGATGCTCCATGCTACCGGACATAGAATCCTTACGGCCGGCTCGGCCGAGGAGGCATTGGGCTGCCTGCGCACGCATCAGATCGCCGTGCTGATCGTGGATGTACAATTGGTCGGGATCGACGGAATCACCTTCTTGGAACAGGCGCTGGAAGCCGACGGTCGACTGCTGGGCATCGTCATGACCGGATACGGCAACATCGAACTGGCGGTGCGGGCCATGAAAGCCGGGGCGGCGGATTTCCTGACGAAACCGCTTCAGCTCGATCTGGTGCATGCGACCGTTTCCCGCCTGTTGGAACTCTATCGACTGCGCCGGGAAAACAGCCTGCTCAAGAGTACCCTGATTCGATCCGGCAACCTGCGGTTGCGGGCCGTGTCGCTGACGGATTTCGGCCGAGGCAACAGGACGGTGGGATCGGACGATGCGACGGAGTTCGAACGGGGTGTGGTCGAAGGAGAAAAACGCGCCGATGAGAGGACGGCTGCGATACGGCAGAAAGAGCAGGCGCTGACGGCGTCGCTCATGGCCCAGTTGGAGGAAACCTCACGCAGCCTTCACGAGACGGTGGAAGAGGAAATCGCCTCGCTGGCGTTCATGATCGCGCAGAAGGTGGTGCGCGACCTGAGCGCTGCGAACCACGAGGTGGTCGTGGCCCAGACGCGGTCGGCGCTCGCGCATTTGCATGAGAGCGGGCTCGTACGGATTCATGTCCATCCGTCGGACCTGCCGTTCCTGGAGACATCACGCGCCGCCTTGAGTCAGACGCCGCACGGCCTGCTGAGCCTGAAGTTTGAGACGGACCCTGACATCAGTCCGGGAGGCTGCCTGGTGCAAGCAGCGAACTTGTCGATCGATGCGACGTTGGATTCACAATTGCTTCGTTTGGGCGAAGCCTTACGAAAGCGAGAGGGCGGTGAAGCTTAG
- a CDS encoding Flagellar motor switch protein FliG: protein MNKQLTGAQKAAILLRAMGEEAAAAVMKALDPKDIRKLGTFMKETANITKQEEDSVIAEFEQASSSGEVEFEGREFMEAILKKALGPEKAARMMESLNTKTYPGIDALKWVDPRTVSQLLKIEHPQTIAVCLAQMEAEQASAVLALLPVHLHADVSLRLATMQEVQPDVLAELSESLQEILSASMGMSSMSVGGAELMADILTRVDKNTEGAIMAKLTERDQALAESIRALMFVFDDLVDLDSRAMQELMKEISKEDLPVALRGAAPEVKDKFLKNMSSRAAEMLKEDMDTRGPVKISDVEKAQQNILKVCRKLEEEGRIVVGGGAGEELL, encoded by the coding sequence ATGAACAAACAACTGACCGGTGCACAAAAAGCCGCCATCCTGCTCCGAGCGATGGGCGAAGAAGCGGCCGCGGCCGTCATGAAAGCCCTGGACCCCAAAGACATCCGCAAGCTCGGCACCTTCATGAAAGAAACGGCAAACATCACGAAGCAGGAGGAAGACAGCGTGATCGCCGAGTTCGAACAGGCGAGTTCATCCGGTGAAGTGGAATTCGAGGGCCGCGAGTTCATGGAAGCCATCTTGAAAAAAGCCTTGGGGCCGGAAAAGGCCGCCAGGATGATGGAATCCTTGAATACGAAGACCTATCCCGGCATCGATGCCCTGAAATGGGTGGATCCCCGTACCGTGTCGCAACTGTTGAAAATCGAACATCCCCAGACCATCGCGGTCTGTCTGGCTCAAATGGAGGCGGAACAGGCCAGCGCCGTCCTCGCGTTGCTGCCCGTGCATCTGCATGCGGACGTCTCGCTGCGGTTGGCGACGATGCAGGAAGTGCAGCCGGATGTGCTGGCTGAACTGAGCGAGAGCTTGCAGGAGATTCTCTCGGCCTCGATGGGGATGTCGAGCATGTCGGTGGGCGGGGCCGAACTGATGGCCGACATTTTGACCCGCGTCGATAAGAATACCGAAGGGGCCATCATGGCGAAGCTCACCGAGCGGGACCAAGCGTTGGCCGAAAGCATCCGGGCGCTCATGTTCGTTTTCGACGATCTTGTGGATTTGGACTCCCGTGCGATGCAGGAACTCATGAAGGAAATCAGCAAGGAAGATCTCCCGGTCGCACTCCGCGGTGCAGCGCCCGAAGTGAAAGACAAATTTCTCAAAAATATGTCCAGCCGCGCGGCCGAGATGCTCAAAGAAGACATGGACACGCGCGGGCCGGTCAAGATCTCCGACGTCGAAAAGGCGCAGCAGAACATTCTCAAGGTTTGTCGCAAGCTGGAAGAAGAGGGCCGCATCGTAGTGGGCGGCGGGGCGGGCGAGGAGTTGCTGTAG
- a CDS encoding Flagellar M-ring protein FliF, protein MFSKFSQFTINQRFIILLALAGSVAGLVAVTLWTQQPDMQVLFANLAAEDASTIIDRLKDAKVPYETTNGGTTVLVPNAQVHDLRLEMAGQGLPHGGGVGYEIFDRSTLGMSDFLQKLNYRRALQGELARTITQMPEVERARVHLAIPERRLFATEQDRARASVVVSLRSNQTLSKAQVQGVVHLVSSSVEGLQARDVTVVDGHGNLLSTTSTDESAGLSGTQMEYQRTLEKDIETRIQSMLERIVGVNKAVVRVSSVLDFRKIETTEERFDPNGQVVRSEQRGQERSSGVNGTTSGGVPGVESNVPGGQETEGGQTSSSNNQTKNETVNYEISRTVSRIVEPTGTIKKLSVAVLVDGIYEGGKAGDAAADQPKKYVARSEEDMKRIEDIVKKAMGYSAERQDQVEVVNIQFGLGPEEPVGAGVEAASDSTKVWMPYIRYAVGGLLFFLILFMVVRPLMTMLAESAPPPAAGGTPALPASVGQVEAAIVGKQPAQILDMAKNNPANTAVVVKQWLKSNA, encoded by the coding sequence ATGTTTTCGAAATTCAGCCAATTCACGATCAATCAACGGTTCATCATCCTGCTCGCACTCGCCGGATCCGTGGCCGGCCTGGTGGCCGTCACCCTCTGGACACAACAGCCGGACATGCAGGTGCTGTTCGCCAATCTTGCCGCCGAGGATGCGTCCACCATCATCGACCGGCTGAAGGACGCCAAGGTGCCCTACGAGACCACCAACGGCGGGACGACGGTGCTGGTGCCGAACGCACAGGTGCATGATCTGCGATTGGAGATGGCTGGCCAGGGGCTTCCGCACGGCGGCGGGGTCGGGTATGAAATCTTCGATCGGTCGACTTTGGGCATGTCCGACTTCCTTCAGAAATTGAACTATCGACGGGCCCTGCAAGGGGAATTGGCGCGCACCATCACGCAGATGCCGGAAGTGGAGCGGGCACGGGTGCACTTGGCAATCCCGGAGCGGAGACTCTTCGCGACCGAACAGGATCGCGCGCGCGCGTCGGTGGTGGTGTCGTTGCGTTCGAATCAGACTCTGTCCAAGGCCCAGGTGCAGGGCGTGGTGCACCTTGTCTCCAGCAGCGTGGAGGGGCTGCAGGCGCGCGATGTGACCGTCGTGGACGGCCACGGGAATTTGTTATCGACAACATCCACCGATGAATCGGCCGGGTTGTCCGGGACGCAGATGGAATATCAGCGGACGTTGGAAAAAGATATCGAGACCCGCATTCAGTCGATGTTGGAACGAATCGTCGGAGTCAACAAGGCCGTCGTCCGCGTGTCGAGCGTCCTCGATTTCAGAAAGATCGAGACGACGGAAGAGCGGTTCGACCCGAACGGGCAGGTGGTCCGAAGCGAACAACGAGGGCAGGAGCGGTCCAGCGGTGTGAACGGGACGACTTCCGGCGGCGTACCTGGTGTGGAATCGAATGTGCCTGGTGGCCAGGAGACCGAGGGCGGTCAAACAAGTTCCAGCAACAACCAGACCAAGAATGAAACCGTGAACTATGAAATCAGCCGGACCGTCTCGCGCATCGTGGAACCGACCGGAACGATCAAGAAACTGTCGGTCGCGGTCTTGGTGGACGGAATCTATGAAGGAGGCAAGGCCGGCGACGCCGCGGCGGACCAACCCAAGAAGTACGTGGCTCGTTCGGAAGAGGACATGAAACGCATCGAAGACATCGTCAAGAAGGCCATGGGTTATTCGGCGGAACGGCAGGACCAGGTCGAAGTCGTCAACATTCAATTCGGACTGGGACCGGAAGAGCCGGTCGGCGCCGGGGTGGAAGCCGCGTCCGATTCGACCAAGGTCTGGATGCCCTACATCCGGTATGCGGTCGGAGGCCTGTTGTTCTTCCTCATCCTGTTCATGGTCGTCCGTCCGTTGATGACCATGCTGGCCGAATCGGCGCCTCCTCCGGCCGCCGGCGGGACACCCGCCCTGCCGGCCTCGGTCGGACAAGTGGAGGCTGCCATCGTCGGCAAACAACCGGCTCAAATTTTGGACATGGCGAAAAACAATCCCGCCAACACCGCCGTGGTCGTCAAGCAGTGGCTCAAGAGCAACGCCTAA
- a CDS encoding Flagellar hook-basal body complex protein FliE yields the protein MSDLRIAGVSLPRPIEAPEIHEPGQGSDVGATTNFMGSLKEAINSINDAQTGAGQAVDALVSGQSSNIHQTMVALQQADVSFQLMMQVRNKLVSAYEEIQRMQI from the coding sequence ATGTCCGACCTGCGTATAGCGGGGGTGAGCCTGCCTCGACCGATCGAGGCTCCGGAGATTCACGAACCCGGTCAAGGAAGCGACGTCGGGGCCACCACGAATTTCATGGGGTCGCTCAAAGAGGCCATTAACAGCATCAATGACGCGCAAACCGGAGCCGGTCAGGCGGTCGATGCCTTGGTTTCAGGACAGAGCAGCAACATTCACCAAACCATGGTGGCATTGCAGCAGGCCGACGTGTCGTTCCAACTGATGATGCAGGTACGGAACAAGCTGGTCTCGGCCTACGAGGAAATTCAACGCATGCAGATTTGA
- a CDS encoding Flagellar basal-body rod protein FlgC, with protein MDMTDSLAVSVSALDAHRHRLNVIASNLANAQSTRTDGGGPYRRRDVVFQAAPVSSSFQHAFKQAVTGPGRHALDGVKVARVIEDRKPGQTVYDPRHPDADKKGFVTMPNVNVMEEMVNMIGASRAYEANVQAINATRTMWNRALEIGR; from the coding sequence ATGGATATGACCGATAGTCTCGCCGTATCAGTCTCGGCGCTCGACGCCCACCGACATCGATTGAATGTCATTGCGAGCAATCTCGCCAATGCACAATCCACCAGAACCGACGGCGGCGGACCCTATCGACGCCGGGATGTCGTCTTTCAAGCAGCGCCGGTGTCGTCGTCGTTTCAGCACGCATTCAAGCAGGCGGTGACAGGACCGGGCCGCCATGCATTGGATGGAGTGAAGGTCGCCAGGGTCATCGAAGACCGGAAGCCGGGGCAGACGGTCTATGACCCTCGGCATCCCGATGCGGACAAAAAGGGCTTCGTCACGATGCCCAACGTGAACGTCATGGAGGAAATGGTCAACATGATCGGGGCCTCTCGTGCATACGAAGCGAACGTACAGGCCATCAACGCGACCCGCACCATGTGGAATCGCGCCCTGGAGATCGGGAGGTAA
- a CDS encoding Flagellar basal-body rod protein FlgB gives MTIFDRTMQLLERSLDLRGARQQVIAANIANEETPKYRATDLNFGQALADAQRGKLPIALVSTDRHHFGPKGTGFQQVTGRLEEVPAGDLPLDANTVNIELEMAKMSDNAQQYNTAATIIGMRFRQLLSAIREGR, from the coding sequence ATGACGATCTTTGATAGGACGATGCAGTTGCTCGAACGTTCGCTGGACCTGCGCGGAGCGCGCCAGCAAGTCATCGCGGCCAATATCGCCAACGAGGAAACGCCCAAATATCGCGCAACCGACTTGAACTTCGGGCAGGCCTTGGCCGATGCGCAGCGAGGTAAGCTTCCGATCGCGTTGGTTTCCACCGACCGGCATCACTTCGGTCCGAAAGGGACGGGGTTTCAGCAGGTGACGGGGCGACTAGAGGAAGTGCCGGCCGGCGATCTGCCGTTGGATGCCAACACGGTCAATATCGAATTGGAAATGGCCAAGATGTCGGACAATGCCCAACAGTACAACACCGCCGCGACCATCATCGGCATGCGGTTCCGGCAACTGTTGAGCGCGATTCGAGAGGGGCGGTAG
- a CDS encoding Flagellar two-component response regulator FleR, with the protein MTVQQAMQGPPASPDDARVVLIVDDEPSMRTALSETIRRLGYQVRSASDGMDAIEQVERVKPWLVVTDLKMPRVNGLDLVKEIKQKAPHTFLILMTAYGTVETAVEAMKYGANDYILKPFSTDLLERVIVNLQATTVPDEQEGPATPEARAILTQDPGMIRLLTTLEGVAASQATVLISGESGTGKELLARYIHARSPRAHRPFVALNCAALPDSLLESELFGHERGAFTGAVQKKLGKFEMAHTGTLFLDEISEMNLGLQAKLLRVLQEREVDRIGGREPVPVNIRVIATTNRSLYHEVTQGRFREDLFYRLNVFPVTVPPLRERQGDIPLLARHFLRSSAQRNGLPMATLSERAVAELQGRPWKGNVRELENVMERAILVANGGAVDVDHLMPGDGTALLREPEPIVPALPPSSHGSLWEMERDLIFKTLARVKENRTHAAKELGISIRTLRNKLREYRDMGYQVTAEKS; encoded by the coding sequence ATGACTGTGCAACAGGCCATGCAGGGACCACCGGCTTCTCCCGACGACGCGCGTGTCGTGTTGATTGTCGATGACGAGCCGTCCATGCGGACGGCTCTGTCGGAAACCATCCGACGATTGGGCTATCAGGTCCGAAGCGCCTCCGACGGCATGGATGCGATCGAACAGGTCGAGCGTGTGAAACCCTGGCTGGTGGTGACCGATTTGAAGATGCCACGCGTGAACGGCCTCGACCTCGTGAAGGAGATCAAACAGAAGGCTCCCCATACCTTCCTGATCCTCATGACCGCCTACGGCACGGTGGAAACGGCGGTGGAGGCCATGAAATACGGCGCCAACGACTATATCCTGAAACCCTTTTCGACCGATCTGCTGGAACGGGTCATCGTCAACCTGCAAGCGACCACCGTGCCGGACGAACAGGAGGGCCCTGCAACGCCAGAGGCACGTGCGATCCTGACCCAGGACCCTGGCATGATCCGGTTGCTCACGACCCTGGAAGGCGTGGCGGCCAGCCAAGCCACCGTGCTGATCAGCGGGGAGAGCGGCACGGGCAAAGAGTTGCTGGCACGGTATATCCATGCCAGAAGCCCGCGAGCCCATCGTCCCTTCGTGGCGTTGAACTGTGCCGCGTTACCGGACAGTCTGCTGGAAAGTGAACTGTTCGGACACGAGCGGGGTGCCTTTACGGGAGCCGTTCAGAAGAAGCTGGGCAAGTTTGAGATGGCTCACACCGGGACCCTATTCCTGGACGAGATCAGCGAAATGAATCTGGGACTCCAGGCAAAATTGTTGCGCGTCCTGCAAGAGCGCGAGGTGGATCGTATCGGAGGGCGCGAACCGGTTCCGGTCAATATCCGGGTGATCGCCACGACCAACCGTTCGCTGTATCACGAAGTCACGCAGGGACGTTTTCGAGAAGACCTCTTTTATCGATTGAACGTATTTCCCGTCACGGTACCCCCGCTCCGAGAACGACAGGGCGATATTCCGCTCCTGGCCCGACACTTTCTCCGGTCCTCCGCACAGCGCAACGGTCTGCCGATGGCGACGTTGTCCGAACGCGCCGTAGCGGAGCTACAAGGCCGACCTTGGAAGGGGAATGTCCGTGAATTGGAAAATGTCATGGAGCGCGCCATCCTGGTGGCCAACGGAGGGGCGGTCGATGTGGATCACCTGATGCCGGGGGACGGCACGGCGCTGCTGCGGGAGCCGGAACCGATCGTGCCGGCCCTGCCGCCTTCATCGCACGGCTCATTGTGGGAAATGGAACGGGACCTCATTTTCAAGACCTTGGCGCGGGTGAAAGAAAACCGCACCCATGCGGCCAAGGAATTGGGAATCAGCATCCGAACCCTGCGCAACAAACTGAGGGAATATCGGGACATGGGCTATCAGGTGACGGCAGAGAAATCCTGA